The following proteins are co-located in the Streptomyces sp. NBC_01198 genome:
- a CDS encoding AfsR/SARP family transcriptional regulator — translation MHEKALPTVSLRLLGPLEVVADAVEVPLPQRKLRQLLATLVIRPNATVSSDSLIRDLWGDQPPATALSALRVYVSQLRKFLARHGLDSWCMLRTRTPGYQLKVDDRILDTVRFERLCLRGRERADVGDLEAASRLYREALALRRGPTLEDLRDGPALAGAALQYDEAWMTALRRRIDVDLTLGGHHELVGELRRLMAEDQLNEGFCARLMLALHRSGRSGEALEVYRRTRAQLIEELGIEPGVELRMAHQTVLTDDALIPAASAMA, via the coding sequence GTGCACGAGAAGGCGTTACCCACGGTGTCGCTGCGGCTGCTCGGGCCGCTCGAAGTGGTCGCCGACGCCGTCGAGGTGCCGCTCCCCCAGCGCAAGCTGCGCCAGTTGCTCGCGACGCTGGTGATCAGGCCGAACGCGACCGTCTCCAGCGACTCGCTGATCCGCGACCTGTGGGGCGACCAGCCGCCGGCCACCGCACTGTCCGCGCTGCGGGTGTACGTCTCGCAGCTGCGGAAGTTCCTGGCACGGCACGGCCTCGACAGCTGGTGCATGCTGCGCACCAGGACGCCCGGCTACCAGCTCAAGGTCGACGACCGCATCCTGGACACCGTCAGGTTCGAGCGGCTGTGCCTGCGCGGCCGCGAGCGGGCCGATGTCGGCGACCTGGAGGCGGCCTCCCGCCTGTACCGCGAGGCGCTGGCACTGCGCCGCGGCCCGACGCTGGAGGACCTGCGGGACGGCCCGGCACTGGCCGGCGCCGCGCTGCAGTACGACGAGGCGTGGATGACCGCGCTGCGCCGCCGTATCGACGTCGACCTGACGCTGGGCGGGCACCACGAACTGGTCGGCGAACTGCGCCGGCTGATGGCCGAGGACCAGCTCAACGAGGGGTTCTGCGCCCGCCTGATGCTCGCGCTGCACCGCAGCGGCCGCAGCGGCGAGGCACTCGAGGTCTACCGCCGCACCCGGGCACAGCTCATCGAGGAGCTGGGCATCGAACCGGGCGTGGAGCTGCGGATGGCCCACCAGACCGTCCTGACCGACGACGCCCTCATCCCCGCGGCGTCCGCGATGGCCTGA
- a CDS encoding thioesterase II family protein, with product MPPTLTGAATRTWVRRFHPYADASARLVCFPHAGGAAGFFHPFSAELRQRAEVLCVQYPGRQDRCREPLLDDIARIADGAAEALAPWRGERLALFGHSMGAVVGYEVARRLAADGAGPVRLFASGRRAPSAYRDEQLHLAGDGALLADIRALDGTPPEVLADEEVLRMALPVLRSDYRAVETYRHPQGPPLECPVTVLTGDNDPRVTGEEARAWTRHTAAGCEIHTFAGGHFFLAERWPEIGSLVLDRLAAAPQPTGSGR from the coding sequence GTGCCGCCTACACTCACCGGCGCAGCCACCCGGACGTGGGTGCGCCGCTTCCACCCGTACGCGGACGCGTCCGCCCGGCTCGTCTGCTTCCCGCACGCCGGCGGCGCGGCCGGCTTCTTCCACCCGTTCTCGGCGGAACTCAGACAGCGGGCCGAGGTGTTGTGCGTGCAGTATCCGGGCCGCCAGGACCGATGTCGGGAGCCCCTGCTCGACGACATCGCCAGGATCGCGGACGGCGCAGCCGAGGCACTGGCGCCCTGGCGCGGCGAGCGGCTGGCGCTGTTCGGCCACAGCATGGGCGCGGTCGTGGGGTACGAGGTCGCGCGGCGGCTGGCGGCCGACGGCGCCGGACCCGTGCGGCTCTTCGCGTCCGGGCGACGGGCGCCCTCGGCGTACCGGGACGAGCAGCTGCACCTCGCGGGTGACGGCGCGCTGCTCGCCGACATCAGGGCGCTGGACGGCACGCCGCCCGAGGTCCTCGCCGACGAGGAGGTGCTGCGGATGGCGCTGCCGGTGCTGCGCAGCGACTACCGGGCGGTGGAGACGTACCGGCACCCGCAGGGGCCGCCGCTGGAGTGTCCGGTCACCGTGCTGACCGGGGACAACGACCCGCGGGTGACGGGGGAGGAGGCGCGGGCCTGGACCCGGCACACCGCGGCCGGGTGCGAGATCCACACCTTCGCCGGCGGCCACTTCTTCCTCGCCGAGCGCTGGCCGGAGATCGGCAGCCTGGTCCTGGACCGGCTCGCGGCGGCGCCGCAGCCGACCGGGAGCGGCCGCTGA
- a CDS encoding 2-oxoacid:ferredoxin oxidoreductase subunit beta: MKDFKSDQEVRWCPGCGDYAVLAAVQSFMPELGLARENVVFISGIGCSSRFPYYMNTYGMHSIHGRAPAIATGLATSRRDLSVWVVTGDGDALSIGGNHLIHALRRNVNLKILLFNNRIYGLTKGQYSPTSETGKITKSTPMGSLDAPFNPVSLAIGAEASFVARTIDSDRKHLQSVLRAAADHPGTALVEIYQNCNIFNDGAFDALKDTATATEAVVRLEHGQPIRFGTPAPDGLGSRGVIRDPHTGDLTVVDVTDTTTDHILIHDAHTPNPATAFALSRLADPDTLHHTPIGVLRDTRRPVYDTDMADQLDQATTQYGPGNLATLLAGPDTWTVS, translated from the coding sequence ATGAAGGACTTCAAATCCGACCAGGAGGTCCGCTGGTGCCCCGGCTGCGGGGACTACGCGGTCCTGGCCGCGGTGCAGTCCTTCATGCCGGAACTGGGACTGGCCCGGGAGAACGTGGTGTTCATCTCCGGGATCGGCTGCTCCTCCCGCTTCCCCTACTACATGAACACCTACGGCATGCACTCCATCCACGGCCGCGCCCCCGCCATCGCCACCGGTCTTGCGACCTCCCGGCGGGACCTGTCGGTATGGGTCGTCACCGGGGACGGCGACGCGCTGTCCATCGGCGGGAACCACCTGATCCACGCGCTGCGGCGGAACGTGAACCTGAAGATCCTGCTGTTCAACAACCGGATCTACGGGCTGACCAAGGGGCAGTACTCGCCGACGTCGGAGACCGGGAAGATCACCAAGTCCACGCCGATGGGATCGCTGGACGCCCCCTTCAACCCGGTCTCGCTGGCGATCGGCGCGGAGGCCTCCTTCGTGGCCCGCACCATCGACTCCGACCGCAAACACCTGCAGTCCGTCCTGCGGGCGGCAGCCGACCACCCCGGCACCGCGCTGGTCGAGATCTACCAGAACTGCAACATCTTCAACGACGGCGCCTTCGACGCCCTCAAGGACACCGCGACCGCCACCGAGGCCGTCGTCCGCCTCGAACACGGCCAGCCCATCCGCTTCGGCACCCCCGCCCCCGACGGCCTGGGCTCCAGGGGCGTCATCCGCGACCCCCACACCGGCGACCTGACCGTCGTGGACGTCACCGACACCACCACCGACCACATCCTCATCCACGACGCCCACACCCCCAACCCCGCCACCGCCTTCGCCCTGTCCCGCCTCGCCGACCCCGACACCCTCCACCACACCCCCATCGGCGTCCTGCGCGACACCCGACGACCCGTCTACGACACCGACATGGCCGACCAACTCGACCAGGCCACCACCCAATACGGCCCAGGCAACCTCGCCACCCTCCTCGCCGGCCCCGACACCTGGACCGTCTCCTGA
- a CDS encoding 2-oxoacid:acceptor oxidoreductase subunit alpha: MTSQVEEAEHPTAATAPDQPFRTAKKVQRMDRVIIRFAGDSGDGMQLTGDRFTSETASFGNDLSTLPNFPAEIRAPAGTLPGVSSFQLHFADHDILTPGDAPDVLVAMNPAALKANLGDLPRGAEVIVNTDEFTRRALGKVGWPVSPLLDGSLAGFAVHEVPLTTLTLEALKDSGLARKDAERAKNMFALGLLSWMYHRPTEGTEAFLLRKFAGKPDIAAANVAAFRAGWNFGETTEDFAVSYEVAPASSAFPAGTYRNISGNLALSYGLIAAGRQSGLPLFLGSYPITPASDILHELSRHKNFGVRTFQAEDEIAAIGAALGAAFGGSLAVTTTSGPGVALKSETIGLAVSLELPLLVVDIQRGGPSTGLPTKTEQADLLQAMFGRNGEAPVPVLAPATAGDCFAMALEAARIAVTYRTPVFLLSDGYLANGSEPWRIPDVEELPDLRVEFAAGPNHTDAEGVESFWPYLRDPVTLARPWAVPGTAGLEHRIGGIEKQDGTGNISYDPANHDLMVRTRQAKIDNITVPDAAVDDPTGRARTLVVGWGSTYGPVTAAVRRIRGTGQEVAQVHLRHLNPFPANLEHILGSYERVVVPEMNLGQLAHLLRARYLVDATSLTQVTGLPFKAEQLADSITAITTQEADHA, from the coding sequence GTGACCAGCCAGGTCGAAGAGGCGGAGCACCCGACCGCCGCCACCGCGCCGGACCAGCCGTTCAGGACCGCCAAGAAGGTCCAGCGGATGGACCGTGTGATCATTCGTTTTGCGGGTGATTCGGGTGATGGTATGCAGCTCACGGGTGATCGTTTTACGTCGGAGACGGCGTCGTTCGGTAATGATCTGTCGACGTTGCCGAATTTCCCGGCGGAGATTCGGGCGCCTGCGGGGACGTTGCCGGGTGTGTCGTCGTTCCAGTTGCATTTCGCGGATCATGACATTCTGACGCCGGGGGATGCGCCGGATGTGCTGGTGGCGATGAATCCGGCGGCGTTGAAGGCGAATCTGGGTGATCTGCCGCGGGGTGCGGAGGTCATCGTGAACACCGATGAGTTCACCCGGCGTGCGCTGGGCAAGGTGGGCTGGCCGGTGAGTCCGCTGCTGGACGGGTCGCTGGCGGGGTTCGCGGTGCATGAGGTGCCGTTGACGACGCTGACGCTGGAGGCGTTGAAGGATTCGGGGCTGGCGCGGAAGGACGCGGAGCGGGCGAAGAACATGTTCGCTCTGGGGTTGCTGTCGTGGATGTATCACCGGCCGACGGAGGGTACCGAGGCGTTCTTGCTGCGGAAGTTCGCGGGGAAGCCGGATATCGCGGCGGCGAACGTGGCGGCGTTCCGTGCGGGGTGGAACTTCGGGGAGACGACGGAGGATTTCGCGGTCTCCTACGAGGTCGCTCCTGCGTCGTCGGCGTTTCCCGCGGGAACCTACCGGAACATTTCCGGGAATCTGGCGCTGTCGTACGGGTTGATCGCGGCGGGCCGGCAGTCGGGGCTGCCGTTGTTCCTGGGGTCGTATCCGATCACGCCGGCCTCCGACATTCTGCACGAGCTGTCCCGGCACAAGAATTTCGGGGTGCGGACGTTCCAGGCCGAGGACGAGATCGCCGCGATCGGTGCGGCGCTGGGGGCCGCGTTCGGCGGGTCCCTCGCGGTGACGACGACGTCGGGGCCGGGGGTGGCGCTGAAGTCGGAGACGATCGGTTTGGCGGTGTCGCTGGAGCTGCCGCTGCTGGTGGTCGACATCCAGCGCGGCGGGCCCTCGACGGGGCTGCCGACCAAGACCGAGCAGGCCGACCTGTTGCAGGCGATGTTCGGCCGCAACGGGGAGGCCCCGGTCCCGGTGCTGGCCCCGGCAACCGCCGGTGACTGCTTCGCGATGGCGCTGGAGGCCGCCCGGATCGCGGTGACCTACCGCACCCCGGTCTTCCTGCTCTCCGACGGCTACCTCGCCAACGGCTCCGAGCCCTGGCGGATCCCCGACGTGGAGGAGCTGCCGGATCTGCGGGTGGAGTTCGCGGCCGGCCCCAACCACACCGACGCCGAGGGGGTGGAGTCGTTCTGGCCGTATCTGCGGGACCCGGTCACGCTGGCCCGCCCGTGGGCGGTGCCCGGCACGGCGGGCCTGGAGCACCGGATCGGCGGGATCGAGAAGCAGGACGGCACCGGCAACATCTCCTACGACCCGGCCAACCACGACCTGATGGTCCGCACCCGCCAGGCCAAGATCGACAACATCACCGTGCCCGACGCGGCGGTCGACGACCCCACCGGCCGGGCCCGCACCCTCGTCGTGGGGTGGGGCTCGACGTATGGGCCGGTGACCGCCGCGGTGCGGCGGATCCGCGGCACCGGCCAGGAGGTCGCGCAGGTCCACCTGCGCCACCTCAACCCCTTCCCCGCGAACCTGGAACACATCCTGGGCTCCTATGAGCGGGTGGTGGTGCCGGAGATGAACCTCGGCCAGCTCGCCCACCTGCTGCGCGCCCGCTACCTGGTCGACGCCACCTCCCTGACACAGGTCACCGGGCTGCCCTTCAAGGCCGAACAGCTCGCCGACTCCATCACCGCGATCACGACGCAGGAGGCAGACCATGCCTGA
- a CDS encoding acyl-CoA carboxylase subunit beta, whose product MTVVEDIVQTAPDAGDLRARVAELHAVQEQAKQGPGTRATEAQHAKGKLTARERIDLLLDEGSFTEVEPLRRHRATGFGLEARRPYTDGVVTGWGTVHGRTVFVYAHDFRIFGGALGEAHATKIHKIMDMAISAGAPLVSLNDGAGARIQEGVSALAGYGGIFQRNTRASGVIPQISVMLGPCAGGAAYSPALTDFVFMVRETSQMFITGPDVVQAVTGEQITQNGLGGADVHAEVSGVAHFAYDDEQTCLEEVRYLLSLLPQNNRETAPVEPALDPAGRRCEGLLDLVPVEGQRPYDMHKVIEEIVDDGEFLEIHERWAANVICALTRFDGHTVGVVANQPQALAGVLDIHASEKAARFVQFCDAFNIPIVTLLDVPGFLPGVGQEHGGIIRHGAKLLYAYCNATVPRISLVLRKAYGGAYIVMDSRSVGADLSFAWPSNEIAVMGAEGAANVIFRRRIADSDDPEGTRTEMVKQYRDELMHPYYAAERGLVDDVIDPADTRDVLVRSLRMLRTKHADLPVRKHGNPPQ is encoded by the coding sequence ATGACCGTCGTCGAGGACATCGTGCAGACCGCGCCGGACGCGGGGGACCTGCGCGCCCGGGTCGCGGAGCTGCACGCCGTCCAGGAGCAGGCCAAGCAGGGTCCCGGCACCCGGGCGACCGAGGCGCAGCACGCCAAGGGCAAGCTCACCGCCCGGGAGCGGATCGACCTGCTGCTCGACGAGGGCAGCTTCACCGAGGTGGAGCCGTTGCGGCGGCACCGGGCGACCGGGTTCGGCTTGGAGGCCCGGCGGCCGTACACCGACGGTGTGGTCACCGGCTGGGGCACCGTCCACGGCCGCACGGTCTTCGTCTACGCCCATGACTTCCGGATCTTCGGCGGCGCGCTGGGCGAGGCGCACGCCACCAAGATCCACAAGATCATGGACATGGCCATCTCGGCCGGCGCCCCGCTGGTGTCGCTCAACGACGGCGCCGGCGCCCGGATCCAGGAGGGCGTCTCGGCGCTCGCCGGCTACGGCGGCATCTTCCAGCGCAACACCCGCGCCTCCGGCGTCATCCCGCAGATCAGCGTGATGCTCGGCCCGTGCGCGGGCGGCGCCGCCTACTCACCGGCGCTCACCGACTTCGTCTTCATGGTCCGCGAGACCTCGCAGATGTTCATCACGGGACCCGATGTGGTCCAGGCCGTCACCGGCGAGCAGATCACCCAGAACGGCCTGGGCGGCGCCGACGTGCACGCCGAGGTGTCGGGTGTCGCGCACTTCGCCTACGACGACGAGCAGACCTGCCTCGAAGAGGTCCGCTACCTGCTCTCGCTGCTGCCGCAGAACAACCGGGAGACGGCGCCCGTGGAACCGGCCCTCGATCCCGCGGGCCGGCGCTGCGAGGGGCTGCTCGACCTGGTCCCCGTCGAGGGCCAGCGGCCCTACGACATGCACAAGGTCATCGAGGAGATCGTCGACGACGGCGAGTTCCTGGAGATCCACGAACGCTGGGCCGCCAACGTGATCTGCGCGCTGACCCGGTTCGACGGCCACACCGTCGGCGTCGTGGCCAACCAGCCGCAGGCACTGGCCGGCGTCCTGGACATCCACGCCTCGGAGAAGGCAGCGCGCTTCGTCCAGTTCTGCGACGCCTTCAACATCCCGATCGTGACCCTCCTCGACGTCCCCGGCTTCCTGCCCGGCGTCGGGCAGGAGCACGGCGGCATCATCAGGCACGGCGCGAAGCTGCTCTACGCGTATTGCAACGCGACCGTCCCGCGCATCTCCCTGGTGCTCCGCAAGGCCTACGGTGGCGCGTACATCGTCATGGACTCCCGCTCGGTGGGCGCGGACCTGTCGTTCGCCTGGCCCTCGAACGAGATCGCGGTGATGGGCGCGGAAGGCGCGGCCAACGTCATCTTCCGCCGCCGGATCGCCGACTCCGACGATCCCGAAGGGACACGTACGGAGATGGTCAAGCAGTACAGGGACGAACTCATGCACCCCTACTACGCGGCGGAACGCGGCCTCGTCGACGACGTCATCGATCCCGCCGACACCCGTGACGTCCTGGTCCGCTCGCTGCGCATGCTGCGGACCAAGCACGCCGATCTACCGGTGCGCAAGCATGGCAACCCGCCGCAGTGA
- a CDS encoding NAD(P)/FAD-dependent oxidoreductase produces MNSSSAHPRSNEFDVAILGSGMAGGLLGAVLARNGVRVLLLDAGTHPRFAVGESTIPYTSGMTRLLADRYQVPELMPLSSFKGIQKHVTRSCGQKQNFGFVYHREGEAQNAQEINQLVVPSAIRTETHLFRQDIDAYLFNVAVKYGAHARLATRISDVDIDPASGAVLRADSGEEFRAKYVVDGSGFRSPLAERFGLRETPTRAKTHTRAMFTHMIGVKRFDDAPAAKNHDQPNPWHNGTLHHVFDGGWLWVIPFDNHEGSTNPLCSVGLTLDPRKYPKGELSAEQEFDDFLKRFPEIAWQFEGARAVRPWVSTGRLQYSANQVVGERYCLTSHAAGFIDALYSRGLTNTLEVVNALGWRLIAASRDGDWSQERFGYVDSLQQGLFDFHDDIVYSSFVGFRNYELWNAVNRTWMLGTMLGNVMLEDAYYRFVKTGRDDVFLELEQSKYPGSPLPVSAGFNDMGRLVREQCQLVEENRTDATAAAHRILEHIKNADFVAPSFRLGERDTRCFNMSPGKMARNAVWCRREAPPEIGPRMINASKGLVRMRLKGGE; encoded by the coding sequence GTGAACTCCAGTTCCGCCCACCCGCGCAGCAACGAATTCGATGTGGCCATCCTCGGCAGCGGCATGGCAGGCGGTCTGCTCGGGGCGGTGCTCGCCCGCAACGGCGTACGCGTGCTACTGCTCGACGCGGGCACCCACCCCCGGTTCGCCGTCGGCGAGTCGACCATCCCGTACACCTCCGGCATGACCCGGCTGCTGGCCGACCGCTACCAGGTGCCGGAGCTGATGCCGCTGTCCAGCTTCAAGGGCATCCAGAAGCATGTCACCCGCAGTTGCGGCCAGAAGCAGAACTTCGGCTTCGTCTACCACCGCGAGGGCGAGGCGCAGAACGCGCAGGAGATCAACCAGCTGGTCGTGCCGTCGGCGATCAGGACCGAGACCCACCTGTTCCGCCAGGACATCGACGCCTACCTCTTCAATGTCGCGGTGAAGTACGGCGCTCACGCCCGGCTCGCCACCCGGATCTCCGACGTGGACATCGACCCGGCGAGCGGAGCGGTGCTGCGGGCCGACAGCGGGGAGGAGTTCCGCGCCAAATACGTCGTGGACGGCAGCGGCTTCCGCTCGCCGCTCGCCGAGCGGTTCGGCCTGCGCGAGACGCCCACCCGGGCGAAGACCCACACCCGGGCCATGTTCACGCACATGATCGGCGTCAAGCGCTTCGACGACGCGCCCGCAGCGAAGAACCACGACCAGCCCAACCCGTGGCACAACGGCACCCTGCACCACGTCTTCGACGGCGGCTGGCTGTGGGTCATCCCGTTCGACAACCACGAGGGCTCCACGAACCCGCTGTGCAGCGTCGGCCTGACCCTCGACCCGCGCAAGTACCCCAAGGGCGAGCTGAGCGCCGAGCAGGAGTTCGACGACTTCCTCAAGCGCTTCCCGGAGATCGCCTGGCAGTTCGAGGGCGCCAGGGCCGTACGCCCCTGGGTGTCCACCGGGCGGCTGCAGTATTCGGCCAACCAGGTGGTCGGTGAGCGCTACTGCCTGACCTCGCACGCGGCCGGCTTCATCGACGCGCTCTACTCGCGCGGCCTGACCAACACCCTCGAAGTGGTCAACGCGCTGGGCTGGCGGCTGATCGCCGCGTCCCGCGACGGCGACTGGTCGCAGGAGCGCTTCGGCTACGTCGACAGCCTGCAGCAGGGGCTGTTCGACTTCCACGACGACATCGTCTACAGCTCCTTCGTCGGCTTCCGCAACTACGAGCTGTGGAACGCCGTCAACCGCACCTGGATGCTCGGCACCATGCTCGGCAACGTGATGCTGGAGGACGCCTACTACCGGTTCGTCAAGACCGGCAGGGACGACGTCTTCCTGGAGCTGGAGCAGTCGAAGTACCCCGGCTCGCCGCTGCCGGTCAGCGCCGGATTCAACGACATGGGCCGGCTGGTGCGCGAGCAGTGCCAGCTGGTCGAGGAGAACAGGACCGACGCGACCGCCGCGGCCCACCGGATCCTGGAGCACATCAAGAACGCCGACTTCGTCGCGCCCTCCTTCCGGCTCGGCGAACGCGACACCCGCTGCTTCAACATGTCGCCGGGCAAGATGGCGCGCAACGCCGTCTGGTGCCGCCGCGAGGCGCCGCCGGAGATCGGCCCGCGCATGATCAACGCCAGCAAGGGCCTGGTCAGGATGCGGCTCAAGGGCGGTGAGTGA
- a CDS encoding helix-turn-helix transcriptional regulator — MQLIERSAELSEIDDLLGECAAGTGGAVLISGAMGCGKSELLTALLKRASEQGYVVLDAVCSAAEQRSPGGVLNQLLRCTAPMGGAGSGDTAGVSPLLERVGAFPPFADQDPGADEAALHPAVTEALRRLVLWVLDTAEHTPVLLCVDDIQLADDISLYWLLQLVRQLRSSRIALALTECPLSRPVYPRLRAELMRQPNYRRITLGPLTPGGVSELIADHLGSLAAAELGAACHAASGGNPLLVRALAEDNLGAAPGHRHAADVRLSCGEAYRDMYLSLLHRGSTPLLRMAQVLGILDGDLGDGLILPGALLGGEPAEIARAEQALRSAGLLAGRRLRGPAARQAVLDSLSAAERGDLHQRAAQLLYREGASVTRVASHLLACDEITEPWAGTVLREAAERHLAGNRASEAHACLDAALRICQDEGEQVCLKALLASTAWALNPSISAPHLGELAVALRDGRLPDRHALMLAKYLLWHGRFDEAVDAVQRMVEREELADPGWAVEVRATRELLSASYPVLVTQHGRGGRRPALDAAHRSRSDEDPRVRGAAALSHVLAHGPDDAVASVAEEAMRAMRLGKNTQEWLMCAVAALAFSDRLDAAGSWCDHWLEESRARHVPLWVAEFSSLRAGIALREGRPIRARLLAEAALAQVPADSWGVCIGGPLANLVEAATDTGDVEAAAAYLQFSFPEGMYSSRFGLYFLQARGHYHLATGRPYAALDDFMACGDLMARWGFDQPTLVPWRSEAARAHVMLGDQARAYTLAREQMDMVDLRPSRARGMSLRVLAAAGPPAARVPLLSEAVEVLQICGDRLQLAGALADLGRAHTESGRPGRARAPRESALRLAREAGAVPLERELVAELAGSGSPAGERDTRLAAVAQLSGAERRVAVLAARGHTNKEISQKLVVTVSTVEQHLTRIFRKLGVTTRTQLPAESTLAAVSDRQTC; from the coding sequence ATGCAGCTGATCGAACGCAGTGCGGAACTGTCCGAGATCGACGACCTGCTCGGCGAGTGCGCGGCCGGCACCGGAGGCGCGGTCCTGATCAGCGGTGCCATGGGATGCGGCAAGTCCGAGCTGCTGACCGCGCTGCTCAAGCGGGCCTCCGAGCAGGGGTACGTCGTCCTGGACGCGGTCTGCTCGGCGGCCGAGCAGCGCTCTCCCGGCGGGGTGCTCAACCAGCTGCTGCGCTGCACCGCCCCGATGGGCGGCGCCGGCTCCGGTGACACGGCCGGCGTCTCGCCCCTGCTGGAACGGGTCGGCGCCTTCCCGCCGTTCGCCGACCAGGACCCGGGGGCCGACGAGGCGGCGCTGCACCCCGCGGTCACCGAGGCGCTGCGTCGGCTGGTGCTGTGGGTGCTCGACACCGCCGAGCACACCCCGGTGCTGCTCTGCGTCGACGACATCCAGCTGGCCGACGACATCTCGCTGTACTGGCTGCTGCAACTGGTGCGCCAGCTGCGGTCGTCCAGGATCGCGCTGGCCCTCACCGAGTGCCCGCTGTCCCGGCCGGTCTACCCGCGGCTGCGCGCCGAGCTGATGCGGCAGCCCAACTACCGGCGCATCACGCTGGGCCCGCTGACCCCCGGCGGGGTCAGCGAGCTGATCGCCGACCACCTCGGCAGCCTGGCCGCCGCGGAACTGGGCGCCGCCTGCCACGCGGCCAGCGGCGGCAACCCGCTGCTGGTGCGGGCGCTGGCCGAGGACAACCTCGGCGCCGCCCCGGGCCACCGGCACGCCGCCGACGTACGGCTGTCCTGCGGCGAGGCCTACCGCGACATGTACCTGAGCCTGCTGCACCGGGGCAGCACCCCGCTGCTGCGGATGGCCCAGGTGCTCGGCATCCTCGACGGCGACCTCGGCGACGGCCTGATCCTGCCGGGCGCGCTGCTCGGCGGCGAACCCGCCGAGATCGCCAGGGCCGAGCAGGCGCTGCGCTCCGCCGGCCTGCTCGCCGGCCGCCGGCTGCGCGGACCCGCCGCCCGGCAGGCCGTCCTGGACAGCCTCAGCGCCGCCGAGCGCGGCGACCTTCACCAGCGCGCCGCCCAGTTGCTCTACCGCGAGGGTGCCTCCGTCACCCGGGTGGCCAGCCACCTGCTGGCCTGCGACGAGATCACCGAGCCCTGGGCGGGCACCGTGCTGCGCGAGGCGGCGGAGAGGCACCTGGCCGGCAACCGCGCCTCCGAGGCGCACGCCTGCCTCGACGCGGCCCTGCGGATCTGCCAGGACGAGGGCGAGCAGGTCTGCCTCAAGGCCCTGCTCGCCTCGACCGCGTGGGCGCTCAACCCCTCCATCAGCGCACCGCACCTCGGCGAGCTCGCCGTCGCCCTCCGCGACGGCCGGCTGCCCGACCGGCACGCGCTGATGCTCGCCAAGTACCTGCTGTGGCACGGCCGTTTCGACGAGGCGGTGGACGCCGTCCAGCGGATGGTCGAGCGCGAGGAACTCGCCGACCCCGGCTGGGCGGTGGAGGTGCGGGCCACCCGCGAACTGCTGTCCGCCTCGTATCCGGTGCTGGTCACCCAGCACGGCCGCGGCGGCCGCCGCCCCGCCCTCGACGCCGCCCACCGCTCCCGCTCCGACGAGGACCCGCGGGTGCGCGGCGCCGCTGCCCTCTCACACGTTCTGGCACATGGCCCGGACGACGCCGTCGCCTCGGTCGCGGAAGAGGCGATGCGGGCCATGCGGCTCGGCAAGAACACCCAGGAGTGGCTGATGTGCGCGGTCGCCGCGCTGGCCTTCTCCGACCGGCTCGACGCGGCGGGCAGCTGGTGCGACCACTGGCTCGAGGAGTCACGGGCCCGCCATGTCCCGCTGTGGGTGGCGGAGTTCTCCTCGCTGCGGGCCGGGATCGCGCTGCGCGAGGGCCGCCCGATACGCGCCAGGCTGCTCGCCGAGGCCGCGCTCGCCCAGGTGCCCGCCGACAGCTGGGGTGTCTGCATCGGCGGCCCGCTGGCCAACCTGGTGGAGGCCGCCACCGACACCGGCGACGTCGAGGCGGCCGCGGCCTACCTGCAGTTCTCCTTCCCCGAGGGGATGTACTCCAGCCGGTTCGGGCTGTACTTCCTGCAGGCCCGCGGCCACTACCACCTCGCCACCGGCCGCCCCTACGCGGCGCTCGACGACTTCATGGCGTGCGGCGACCTGATGGCCCGCTGGGGATTCGACCAGCCGACGCTGGTGCCCTGGCGCAGCGAGGCGGCCCGCGCCCATGTGATGCTCGGCGACCAGGCCCGCGCCTACACGCTGGCCCGCGAGCAGATGGACATGGTCGACCTGCGGCCCAGCCGCGCCCGCGGCATGTCGCTGCGGGTCCTCGCGGCCGCCGGCCCGCCGGCCGCCCGGGTGCCGCTGCTCAGCGAGGCCGTGGAGGTGCTGCAGATCTGCGGCGACCGGCTGCAGCTGGCCGGCGCACTGGCCGACCTCGGCCGCGCCCACACCGAGTCGGGCCGCCCCGGCCGGGCTCGGGCGCCCCGCGAGTCCGCCCTGCGACTGGCCCGCGAGGCCGGCGCCGTACCGCTGGAACGCGAGCTGGTGGCCGAACTGGCCGGCAGCGGCTCCCCGGCCGGGGAACGCGACACCCGGCTCGCCGCCGTCGCCCAGCTCAGCGGCGCAGAACGCCGGGTCGCCGTGCTCGCCGCACGGGGCCACACCAACAAGGAGATCTCGCAGAAGCTGGTCGTCACCGTCAGCACGGTGGAGCAGCACCTCACCAGGATCTTCCGCAAGCTCGGCGTCACCACCCGAACCCAACTGCCAGCGGAGAGCACGCTGGCAGCCGTATCCGACCGGCAGACCTGTTGA